The following are from one region of the Coffea eugenioides isolate CCC68of chromosome 2, Ceug_1.0, whole genome shotgun sequence genome:
- the LOC113761713 gene encoding histidine-containing phosphotransfer protein 1-like → MSDQLTCVGCWQDYYCYQDQVGSQAWFAITGRGRVAVSVVLHLSWHIDVDFVVEVVSLFFEDSEKLLNNVATALQQPIVDFKQVDAYVHQFKGSSSSIGAQRVKNACGAFRNFCEEKNLDGCLKCLQHAKNEYALVKSKLEYLFMVSVCLEGIFIHEAWLYSSSIFQ, encoded by the exons ATGAGTGACCAGCTGACCTGCGTGGGTTGTTGGCAAGATTATTATTGTTACCAGGATCAAGTTGGATCACAAGCATGGTTCGCCATCACGGGTCGCGGTCGCGTCGCGGTCTCAGTTGTTCTACATCTGTCGTGGCATATCG ACGTGgattttgtggttgaagtgGTGTCCCTCTTCTTTGAGGATTCTGAGAAGCTTCTCAACAATGTGGCGACTGCCCT TCAACAACCAATTGTGGATTTTAAGCAGGTCGATGCTTATGTCCACCAATTCAAGGGTAGCAGTTctag CATAGGTGCACAAAGAGTGAAGAATGCGTGTGGTGCTTTTAGAAATTTTTGTGAGGAAAAGAACCTGGATGG GTGTTTGAAATGTCTACAACATGCGAAAAATGAATACGCTCTTGTGAAGAGCAAGcttgaatatttatttatgGTAAGCGTTTGTCTTGAAGGAATTTTTATACACGAGGCTTGGTTATATTCTTCAAGCATATTTCAGTAG